The Cryptomeria japonica unplaced genomic scaffold, Sugi_1.0 HiC_scaffold_742, whole genome shotgun sequence genome contains a region encoding:
- the LOC131872720 gene encoding putative FBD-associated F-box protein At5g56440, with amino-acid sequence MAYTRLMARSSAIDRLSALSDDVLLNHILSKISYRDVVRSSLLSQRWRLLWTKIPRLKFCPEDFEKQKDGRIQAIINNALLHLDTRLSCLELTVALDDPKAAYINNWIRLAAEKQVERMDIHICNRDPKTGKRISNGASPMMELGDSIFSCENLTVLTVQYIRIPKMPTNFGVFRSLKALRYAGIPNLDDAMFEGFMDLCPHLQDLGILSCLGLKNLNIRSFNLMWIHLGDLRPDISLQLTCPRLMEIGLIDSGQYAGLKWLKLLQQISRAKSVKKVILQNYNTGNAVNPGMPSIIVLNSFPGLEELTIHGQCFQEMISDEMPTAEVALPNLKMVRAHIGPDKGAQAVIFLGFLLRNCPLSVTRVFLPEHCPPIMQNNILNLERDFSKSRLSTATKTWSMNLKAVCQLCTRRVEYYSQV; translated from the exons ATGGCATATACAAGGTTAATGGCAAGATCATCAGCAATAGACAGGCTGTCTGCATTATCTGATGATGTTCTTTTAAATCATATTTTGTCGAAGATTTCTTACAGAGATGTCGTACGCTCTTCCCTACTCTCACAGAGATGGCGGCTCTTGTGGACGAAAATACCAAGGCTCAAGTTTTGTCCTGAGGATTTTGAGAAACAAAAAGATGGCAGGATACAGGCCATAATTAACAATGCCCTACTACACCTCGATACTCGTCTTTCTTGTTTGGAGCTTACAGTTGCCTTGGATGACCCTAAGGCTGCCTATATTAACAATTGGATTCGCCTTGCAGCTGAAAAACAGGTGGAACGCATGGATATACACATCTGTAATAGAGATCCGAAGACTGGTAAGAGGATTAGCAATGGAGCTTCTCCCATGATGGAGCTTGGGGACTCCATTTTTAGCTGTGAAAACCTCACGGTCTTAACAGTGCAATACATCCGAATTCCCAAGATGCCCACTAATTTTGGGGTATTCCGATCCTTGAAAGCACTTCGTTATGCTGGTATTCCGAATCTGGATGATGCTATGTTTGAAGGATTCATGGATCTGTGCCCACATCTTCAAGATTTAGGGATTCTCAGTTGTTTAGGGTTAAAAAACTTGAATATACGATCTTTCAATTTAATGTGGATACATCTAGGAGATCTAAGACCTGATATATCATTGCAACTGACTTGCCCACGCTTGATGGAAATCGGCCTCATCGATTCTGGGCAATACGCAGGGCTTAAATGGCTTAAattacttcaacaaatttcaagagcgAAATCTGTTAAAAAAGTTATTCTTCAAAACTACAATACAGGCAATGCCGTTAATCCAGGAATGCCTAGTATTATTGTTCTTAACAGTTTTCCTGGGCTTGAAGAGTTGACAATCCATGGCCAATGTTTTCAA GAGATGATATCAGATGAGATGCCAACAGCAGAGGTGGCACTACCAAATTTGAAGATGGTGCGTGCCCATATTGGGCCAGACAAGGGTGCACAGGCAGtgatttttttgggttttcttcttAGAAATTGTCCATTAAGTGTAACAAGGGTTTTTCTGCCTGAACACTGCCCTCCAATCATGCAAAATAATATTCTCAATTTGGAAAGGGATTTCTCAAAATCAAGATTGTCAACTGCcacaaaaacgtggtcaatgaatCTGAAAGCAGTTTGCCAACTTTGTACAAGACGCGTTGAATATTATTCACAG GTGTGA